A window of the Cellvibrio sp. pealriver genome harbors these coding sequences:
- a CDS encoding nucleotidyltransferase domain-containing protein: protein MIPAHIHTEILKRIKAAEQEHNVKVLYAIESGSRAWGFASPNSDYDVRFIYAHPRDWYLTIDVEDKRDVIEYPIVDEIDINGWDIRKALKLLWRSNPGIVEWLQSPIVYIDDGLFAPAARALLPEIYSPAKGMYHYRSMAKTNYRGYLKEDIVPLKKYFYVLRPLLSIMWLEKFQNPAPIEFHLLRELLTEFPQVNEEIELLLERKKQSLEKELAPAIPVLNQFIESLLEYYEGHKPIEVDTERDIERLNQLFKRYMM from the coding sequence ATGATCCCCGCTCACATCCACACCGAAATCCTGAAACGTATCAAAGCCGCCGAACAAGAACACAACGTAAAAGTGTTATACGCGATTGAATCCGGCAGTCGCGCCTGGGGCTTTGCGTCGCCTAATAGTGATTACGATGTACGGTTTATTTATGCGCATCCGCGCGATTGGTATTTGACGATTGATGTAGAAGACAAGCGCGATGTAATTGAATACCCGATTGTGGATGAGATTGATATTAACGGTTGGGATATTCGCAAAGCGTTAAAACTGTTGTGGCGATCTAACCCCGGTATTGTAGAGTGGTTGCAGTCGCCTATTGTTTATATTGATGATGGTTTATTTGCACCTGCGGCGCGTGCACTGTTGCCTGAAATTTATTCACCTGCGAAGGGGATGTATCATTATCGCAGTATGGCAAAAACGAATTATCGCGGTTACCTCAAAGAAGATATTGTTCCTCTCAAAAAATACTTTTATGTATTGCGTCCATTACTCTCAATTATGTGGCTTGAGAAATTTCAAAATCCCGCGCCAATTGAATTTCACCTGTTGCGTGAATTATTAACCGAGTTCCCGCAGGTAAATGAAGAAATTGAATTGTTATTAGAACGCAAAAAACAAAGTCTGGAAAAAGAATTGGCACCTGCGATTCCTGTGCTTAACCAATTTATAGAAAGCTTGCTGGAGTATTACGAGGGGCATAAACCCATTGAAGTTGATACCGAACGGGATATTGAACGGTTAAATCAATTATTCAAACGGTACATGATGTAA
- a CDS encoding helix-turn-helix transcriptional regulator: MDMKAKSSLIRKYRTERLWSQEQLAEMTGLGLRTIQRLEARGSGSQESIKALAAVFNVEADTLFWRDGACQAYKHKQWGFVTLAGISIAAALVLAINDLAVALPAAGIGVLFGVLTLVAIAFSSMTIEVNESEISWYFGPGLFKKSLPLEEVGQCKKVKNPVWMGFGIHAYGTGWIYNVSGLLGVEIELKGGSFIRLGTDEPNYLIQAIEDAKDNVE, from the coding sequence ATGGATATGAAAGCAAAATCATCACTGATTAGAAAATACCGCACCGAGCGTTTATGGTCGCAAGAACAACTTGCCGAAATGACGGGTCTTGGGCTGCGCACCATTCAGCGATTGGAAGCGCGCGGCAGCGGCTCGCAAGAATCCATCAAAGCTCTCGCCGCCGTTTTTAATGTAGAAGCCGATACATTGTTCTGGCGCGACGGTGCTTGTCAGGCTTACAAACATAAACAATGGGGCTTTGTTACCCTTGCCGGTATATCCATAGCTGCGGCATTGGTATTGGCCATTAATGATCTTGCTGTAGCGCTTCCTGCGGCTGGCATCGGCGTTCTGTTTGGTGTACTCACTCTTGTCGCGATTGCGTTCAGCTCTATGACCATCGAAGTCAACGAAAGCGAAATCAGTTGGTATTTTGGCCCCGGCCTATTCAAAAAGAGTTTGCCACTGGAAGAAGTTGGCCAATGCAAAAAAGTAAAAAATCCTGTCTGGATGGGCTTCGGCATCCACGCCTACGGCACCGGCTGGATCTACAACGTCTCGGGTTTGTTGGGAGTTGAAATCGAGTTGAAAGGCGGCTCATTTATCCGCCTCGGTACCGACGAACCCAATTACCTGATTCAAGCGATAGAAGATGCGAAAGATAATGTCGAATAA
- a CDS encoding DUF1330 domain-containing protein translates to MPAYITVNFTPTDKEKLQQYISAVPATLAKYNGEYLARGVFETLSGNIDYEMQVILAFPTREQATGWYYSPDYQTLIPLRDAGMRAQFQLLST, encoded by the coding sequence ATGCCCGCCTACATCACCGTCAATTTCACTCCGACCGATAAGGAGAAGCTACAACAATACATCTCCGCAGTACCGGCTACACTGGCCAAGTACAACGGTGAATATCTGGCCAGAGGCGTGTTCGAAACGCTGTCCGGCAATATCGATTATGAGATGCAGGTCATCCTCGCATTTCCTACCAGAGAACAGGCAACGGGCTGGTATTATTCACCGGATTATCAGACATTGATTCCGCTGCGCGATGCCGGTATGCGCGCGCAATTCCAATTGCTCAGTACATAA
- a CDS encoding type II toxin-antitoxin system HipA family toxin: protein MQDKVDVFVASQRVGRLARAQQRHSFTYGLDATEALSLTMPLRVESYHYDQGLHPLFQMNLPEGYLRQAIERFAAKHFGSEDLTYLTLLGNHQIGRLRYSLADKPLPDDEHTPPSLNELLKSDDAELFQQLFERYALQSGVAGVQPKVLMDMCDPAQNSLLNKASLPLKKYIVKSWGAEFPELACNEFFCLTLARNAGLNTANFYLSDNGKLLVCERFDMDAQGQSLGFEDFCVLQGKTTPQKYESSIEACAGTLVQFVSPEYLQQALEDFFKVTLLNIRIRNGDAHLKNFGVLYSSLHEYRAGQIPAVTRTLAPVFDLVSTTPYIPRDSMALTLTGSKRWPKWKVLEKFAKVHCRLNGKTIDKIVNDVDASCASGLPLLEQLMATHKGFQPIGDAIATLLQQRIV from the coding sequence GTGCAGGATAAGGTCGATGTATTTGTCGCCTCGCAGCGCGTTGGGCGTTTGGCGCGCGCGCAACAACGCCACAGTTTTACGTATGGGCTGGATGCAACTGAGGCGCTGTCGCTCACTATGCCGTTGCGGGTGGAAAGCTATCACTACGACCAGGGTTTGCATCCTCTCTTTCAAATGAATTTGCCTGAAGGGTATTTGCGTCAGGCCATTGAGCGTTTTGCTGCAAAACATTTTGGCAGTGAAGATTTAACCTATCTCACGCTATTGGGTAACCACCAAATTGGCCGGTTGCGATATAGCCTGGCTGACAAACCCCTACCCGATGATGAGCACACACCGCCATCGCTCAATGAATTATTGAAGAGTGATGATGCAGAATTATTCCAACAATTATTTGAACGTTATGCGCTGCAATCCGGTGTGGCCGGTGTACAGCCCAAAGTGCTGATGGATATGTGTGATCCTGCGCAGAATTCGCTGCTTAATAAAGCAAGCCTGCCACTCAAAAAATATATAGTGAAAAGTTGGGGGGCAGAATTTCCGGAATTAGCCTGCAATGAATTTTTTTGCCTGACGCTTGCGCGCAATGCAGGGCTGAATACGGCGAATTTTTATCTCAGTGATAACGGCAAACTGTTGGTATGTGAAAGGTTTGATATGGATGCGCAAGGCCAATCGTTAGGCTTTGAAGATTTTTGTGTATTGCAGGGCAAAACTACCCCGCAAAAATATGAATCCAGTATCGAGGCCTGCGCGGGTACACTCGTGCAATTCGTTTCACCTGAATATCTGCAACAAGCACTGGAAGATTTCTTCAAGGTGACTCTGCTAAATATTCGTATCAGAAATGGCGATGCACATTTAAAAAATTTCGGTGTACTTTATTCCAGCTTGCATGAGTATCGCGCAGGCCAAATCCCCGCCGTTACACGAACACTTGCGCCGGTCTTTGATTTGGTCAGTACCACACCCTACATACCGCGCGATTCCATGGCGCTCACATTAACCGGCAGTAAGCGCTGGCCAAAATGGAAAGTATTGGAAAAGTTCGCCAAAGTGCATTGCCGGTTAAATGGCAAAACTATCGATAAAATCGTAAACGATGTTGATGCATCCTGCGCAAGTGGTTTACCGTTGCTTGAGCAACTCATGGCTACGCACAAAGGGTTCCAACCGATTGGCGACGCAATAGCGACATTATTGCAGCAAAGGATTGTGTAA
- a CDS encoding alpha/beta hydrolase → MRNTINLLMALMLGVSALSAAAAEVKVHKGIEFAKPDNFPLTLDIYVPQTGKKSYPVLVIYHGGGWLVNNNSIMNDLSNKIARDGEFVVANMNYRLLVDQGNTVKMNQIIEDVFGGLLWVKDHIAEYGGDPSRIAVTGDSAGGHLTTMILTRGRQLESDGYAGDSLGFKPSYLPAGKTAEQVAQEDGLKVQAAIVSYGAFDLYKAAQGGFESPSNMFWKFGNAEARGLFGNEINVKDHADYYKAVSPIYFVPKASEYKLPPQFVHVGSLDKTTPPESAQHYVDLLKAGKQPVEYKVYPNKNHAYLDNGCNWANSCFDKDAAWPVDDMINFLNKTLKN, encoded by the coding sequence ATGCGAAATACCATCAACTTGTTAATGGCGCTCATGCTGGGTGTGAGCGCGTTGTCGGCAGCGGCGGCTGAGGTGAAAGTTCATAAGGGGATTGAGTTTGCCAAGCCGGATAACTTTCCGTTAACACTGGATATTTATGTCCCGCAGACGGGCAAAAAATCCTATCCGGTGTTGGTGATTTATCACGGTGGTGGTTGGTTGGTGAATAACAATTCGATCATGAATGACCTGTCCAACAAGATCGCGCGCGACGGTGAATTTGTGGTGGCGAATATGAATTACCGATTGTTGGTGGATCAAGGCAACACCGTCAAAATGAACCAGATTATTGAAGATGTATTCGGCGGATTGTTGTGGGTGAAAGACCATATTGCCGAGTACGGCGGCGACCCATCGCGCATTGCAGTGACTGGCGATAGCGCGGGCGGGCATTTGACTACCATGATCCTCACGCGTGGCCGCCAGTTAGAGAGCGATGGCTACGCGGGCGATAGCCTTGGTTTTAAACCGAGTTATCTGCCTGCCGGAAAAACCGCTGAACAGGTAGCGCAAGAAGATGGTTTAAAAGTGCAGGCGGCGATTGTGAGTTACGGCGCGTTCGATTTATACAAAGCGGCACAAGGCGGTTTTGAATCGCCCAGCAATATGTTTTGGAAATTCGGCAATGCCGAAGCGCGCGGGTTGTTTGGTAATGAGATCAACGTAAAAGACCACGCAGATTATTACAAAGCGGTATCGCCAATTTATTTTGTACCCAAGGCGAGTGAGTACAAATTGCCACCGCAATTTGTGCATGTAGGTAGTCTGGACAAAACCACCCCGCCGGAATCTGCACAACACTATGTGGATTTGCTTAAAGCGGGCAAGCAGCCAGTGGAGTACAAGGTGTACCCTAACAAAAATCACGCGTATCTGGATAACGGCTGCAACTGGGCCAATAGTTGCTTTGATAAAGACGCTGCCTGGCCAGTGGACGATATGATCAACTTCCTGAACAAAACGCTGAAAAACTAG
- a CDS encoding helix-turn-helix domain-containing protein: MSNKELMALAVTIKSIRKQINLSQEQLALMANIDRSFISRLERGIANPSYLILLQLASALGCKPKELMPD, translated from the coding sequence ATGAGCAACAAAGAATTAATGGCTCTCGCTGTGACTATCAAATCGATCAGGAAGCAAATTAATTTATCGCAAGAGCAGTTGGCATTGATGGCTAATATTGACCGCTCCTTTATTTCGCGGTTGGAGCGAGGAATAGCCAATCCTTCATACTTAATTTTGCTTCAACTGGCTAGTGCATTGGGTTGTAAACCTAAAGAACTAATGCCCGACTAA
- a CDS encoding DUF3427 domain-containing protein produces MNQIGIYEQLITQLIERNLDRDNFYVGERRLETSEAAIWLSRFLVKVMTYAIDSIPSGDERLQKQISLANNLILWLKNHINDDDFFDENLLVSESKILTAIFDKRNPIAADLEKYNANIFPLTGLTQSELFCGNNAGLSLESELKREIASSDEIYWLVSFIKWAGIRIFKKELEDFTRSGKQLKIITTSYMGATDAKAVEFLASLPNTEVKLSYNTQRERLHAKSYLFIRNTGFNTGYIGSSNLSHSALTTGLEWNLKITSQEIPHIIEKSLSTFRTYWQSNDFEVFDGEIDSKNKLTQALSEAKGFGAQQSNFHFDIKPFPHQVEILDLLDAERNLHDRHRNLVVAATGTGKTIISAFDFSRYYKKNPKAKFLFVAHRQEILIQALNAYRGVLRNNQFGELWVGSFQPERFNHLFASIQTLNNQLDSLPLSEDYYDYIVIDEVHHIAAQSYRGILQHFKPKILLGLTATPERHDGQNILDDFCGVIAAEIRLPEAINRRHLCPFQYFAIDDDTDLSQISWSQGRYDIAELTNLYTHNEQRVKRIIQSINEIITDVMNMKAIAFCVSKDHAEYMTKKFLLNKIPCEFLTSDNADERAIKQQKLRSGEINILCVVDIFNEGIDIPEVDTLLFLRPTESLTIFLQQLGRGLRLADEKQCCTVLDFVGNSRSEYDFTQKFRALVGKTNQSIEKEINNGFPHLPLGCRIELQEKTQEMILRNIRRAVLNRSRLTALINGFSSHTHLPFNLQNFLQINPNIDLEDLYSIKINKLGGWTLLANAVLPCNNKNVPDERLYRAYYRAINNHLLACTSISYLRFLRTLCQSNFQFDATNPIESRFALMCHYNFWGCAGSETSFSSLSESLTSLCNDQLQQELITVIDRLIARIHNNEQPLAENSDHPIKVHARYTREQILVGFGASTFEKASTSREGVLKLADQNIELLFVTLNKNEKRFSPTTMYHDYALSDVLFHWQSQNSARPDRGKGLEYVQHQESDLKIILFVREQAQDENDRTMGFVNFGVVKYLSHQGSQPMNITWKLETPMPSAMWHEAAKLAMA; encoded by the coding sequence ATGAATCAGATAGGTATCTACGAACAACTAATCACCCAGTTGATAGAACGGAATCTTGATAGGGACAATTTTTACGTGGGTGAGAGAAGACTTGAGACTAGCGAAGCAGCAATATGGCTATCAAGGTTTTTAGTCAAAGTCATGACCTATGCAATTGACTCGATTCCTTCTGGCGATGAGCGATTGCAAAAACAAATATCATTAGCCAATAATTTGATTTTATGGTTAAAAAATCATATCAATGATGATGATTTTTTTGATGAAAATTTGCTGGTCAGTGAGAGTAAGATACTCACGGCAATTTTTGACAAAAGAAATCCTATAGCTGCAGATTTAGAAAAATATAACGCAAATATTTTTCCTCTAACTGGATTGACTCAAAGCGAGCTTTTTTGTGGTAACAATGCAGGGCTTTCGCTTGAGTCTGAGTTAAAGCGCGAAATCGCATCATCAGATGAAATCTATTGGTTGGTTTCATTTATAAAATGGGCTGGTATTCGAATCTTTAAAAAAGAACTTGAGGATTTTACTCGTAGTGGTAAACAACTAAAAATAATTACAACTTCTTACATGGGGGCCACAGATGCTAAAGCTGTTGAATTTTTAGCAAGCTTGCCAAATACGGAAGTCAAGCTAAGCTACAACACCCAGCGAGAGAGATTACATGCAAAATCCTATCTGTTTATCCGTAATACGGGATTTAATACCGGCTATATTGGATCTTCAAATTTATCACACTCTGCTTTAACAACCGGCTTAGAATGGAATCTAAAAATTACATCTCAGGAAATCCCACATATTATTGAAAAATCATTAAGTACATTCCGAACCTATTGGCAATCCAATGACTTTGAAGTATTCGATGGTGAAATAGATAGTAAAAATAAGCTTACGCAAGCGCTGAGTGAAGCAAAAGGTTTTGGTGCCCAACAGAGTAACTTTCACTTTGATATAAAGCCATTTCCACACCAAGTGGAAATTTTAGATTTGCTGGATGCAGAGCGAAATCTACATGATCGTCATCGTAACTTAGTTGTGGCTGCAACTGGCACAGGAAAGACTATTATTTCAGCATTCGACTTTTCTCGTTATTACAAGAAAAATCCAAAAGCAAAATTTTTATTTGTTGCGCACAGGCAAGAAATATTAATACAAGCGTTGAATGCGTATCGCGGTGTTTTAAGGAATAATCAGTTCGGTGAGTTGTGGGTAGGGAGTTTTCAACCAGAGCGATTTAATCACTTATTCGCATCTATTCAAACACTGAATAATCAGCTTGATTCTTTGCCCTTGTCCGAAGATTACTATGATTACATTGTGATAGACGAGGTGCATCACATTGCAGCTCAAAGTTATCGAGGAATATTGCAACACTTTAAACCAAAAATTTTATTAGGTTTAACCGCAACACCAGAAAGGCATGACGGACAAAATATTTTGGATGATTTTTGTGGTGTAATTGCAGCAGAAATTAGATTACCAGAAGCCATTAATCGTCGTCATCTTTGTCCGTTTCAATATTTTGCAATTGATGATGATACCGATTTGTCACAAATATCGTGGAGTCAGGGTCGTTATGATATTGCAGAGCTTACCAATCTATATACTCATAATGAACAGAGAGTTAAGCGTATAATTCAAAGCATAAACGAAATTATTACTGATGTCATGAATATGAAGGCAATAGCGTTTTGTGTCAGTAAAGATCATGCAGAATACATGACGAAAAAATTCCTCTTAAATAAAATTCCGTGCGAATTTCTGACTAGTGACAACGCAGATGAGCGTGCTATAAAACAGCAAAAGCTACGCAGCGGTGAAATTAATATATTATGCGTTGTTGATATTTTTAATGAAGGAATTGATATTCCAGAAGTCGATACTTTACTTTTTTTACGACCAACAGAAAGTTTAACCATTTTTCTGCAACAATTGGGCCGTGGTTTGCGTCTAGCAGATGAAAAACAATGCTGTACTGTTCTTGACTTTGTTGGCAATTCAAGATCTGAATATGATTTTACGCAAAAATTTCGCGCTTTAGTCGGCAAAACTAACCAATCAATAGAAAAAGAAATTAACAATGGCTTTCCACATTTACCGTTAGGTTGCCGTATCGAGTTGCAAGAAAAAACACAAGAAATGATATTGAGGAATATTCGTCGAGCAGTTCTAAATAGATCTAGATTGACTGCACTCATCAATGGATTTTCTAGCCATACCCACCTACCATTCAATCTACAGAACTTTTTGCAGATTAACCCAAATATAGATTTAGAAGATTTATACAGCATTAAAATTAATAAATTAGGTGGCTGGACGTTATTAGCTAACGCAGTGTTACCTTGCAACAATAAGAATGTGCCAGACGAACGTCTTTATCGAGCATATTATCGTGCGATCAATAATCATTTATTAGCATGCACATCAATATCCTACTTACGTTTTTTACGCACACTGTGCCAAAGCAACTTTCAATTTGATGCTACAAATCCAATAGAGAGCCGCTTTGCACTTATGTGTCATTATAATTTCTGGGGATGTGCTGGTTCTGAGACAAGTTTTTCTTCCTTATCAGAAAGCCTGACTTCCTTATGCAATGATCAGTTACAACAAGAATTAATTACTGTTATAGATCGCTTAATCGCTCGAATACACAATAATGAGCAACCTCTGGCTGAAAACAGTGATCACCCTATTAAAGTTCATGCGCGCTATACGCGCGAACAAATATTGGTTGGATTTGGTGCTAGTACATTTGAGAAGGCTTCAACGTCTAGGGAAGGCGTGCTGAAATTAGCTGATCAAAACATAGAACTGTTATTTGTTACATTAAACAAAAATGAAAAGCGCTTTTCGCCAACGACCATGTATCACGATTACGCTTTGAGTGACGTGTTATTTCATTGGCAGTCTCAAAACAGTGCAAGACCAGATAGGGGAAAGGGATTGGAGTATGTGCAACATCAGGAAAGCGATTTAAAAATAATTTTATTTGTGCGGGAGCAAGCTCAAGATGAAAACGACAGAACTATGGGCTTCGTTAATTTTGGTGTAGTGAAATATCTATCTCATCAAGGAAGTCAGCCAATGAATATCACATGGAAACTAGAAACACCTATGCCATCAGCCATGTGGCATGAGGCTGCCAAATTAGCTATGGCATAA
- the recQ gene encoding DNA helicase RecQ has translation MKTPLSILNSVFGYHDFRGPQAAVIDAVVAGDDVLVLMPTGGGKSLCYQIPALVREGVGIVVSPLIALMQDQVSALRELGVRAGFLNSSLSPQEMWQTELALQRGELDLLYVAPERLIQPRTLELLHSLTISLFAIDEAHCVSQWGHDFRSDYLKLELLHREFPRVPRIALTATADLRTRDEIVARLQLGDAKQFINGFDRPNIQYRIAQKNNPKIQLMRFLRDEQAGNSGIIYCLSRNKVEQIAEWLCGEGFNALPYHAGLAANIRQTNQERFLREDNIIMVATIAFGMGIDKPDVRFVAHLDLPKSIEAYYQETGRAGRDGEPATTLLLYGLEDVVKLRQMMAQSEGSEEFKRNEQQRLNTMLGLCEITSCRRQSLLRYFGDALAGACGNCDSCISPPQTWDATEAVQMALSCVYRTGQRFGAGHVIDVLRGSNNEKILSFGHHQLTTYGIGKNFSADEWKSIFRQLVARGLLDVSSDGFGGLVLNESCRAYLRGEEKIYLRRDLKIANNKTTGNSPRRANLTQGIAAEDQRLWNALRSCRKRLAEEQGVPPYVIFHDATLREMLEFRPLTTEQLRSITGVGESKLKRFGEEFLAVIREAEYEA, from the coding sequence ATGAAAACTCCGCTTTCAATTTTAAACAGCGTATTCGGCTACCATGATTTTCGCGGCCCGCAAGCAGCGGTCATCGATGCGGTAGTGGCGGGCGACGATGTGCTGGTGCTTATGCCGACGGGCGGTGGTAAATCGCTGTGTTACCAAATTCCGGCGCTGGTGCGTGAAGGTGTTGGCATTGTGGTGTCGCCGCTGATCGCGTTAATGCAAGACCAGGTGAGTGCTTTGCGTGAATTGGGCGTGCGTGCCGGGTTTTTAAATTCATCGCTTTCGCCGCAAGAAATGTGGCAGACCGAGTTGGCGTTGCAACGCGGTGAGTTGGATTTACTGTACGTCGCGCCCGAGCGTTTGATCCAGCCGCGCACATTGGAGTTATTGCATTCGCTAACTATTTCCCTGTTTGCAATTGATGAAGCGCATTGCGTATCACAATGGGGGCACGATTTCCGTTCGGATTATTTAAAACTGGAATTGCTGCACCGCGAATTTCCACGGGTGCCGCGCATCGCCTTAACCGCAACGGCAGATTTGCGCACGCGCGATGAAATTGTCGCGCGGTTACAACTGGGCGATGCCAAACAATTTATTAATGGTTTTGATCGCCCCAATATCCAATACCGCATCGCACAAAAAAATAATCCCAAAATCCAACTCATGCGCTTTTTGCGCGATGAGCAAGCGGGCAATTCAGGCATTATTTATTGTTTGTCGCGCAACAAAGTGGAACAAATTGCTGAGTGGTTGTGTGGCGAAGGGTTTAATGCGTTGCCCTATCACGCAGGTCTCGCGGCTAATATTCGCCAAACAAACCAGGAACGGTTTTTGCGTGAAGACAACATTATTATGGTGGCGACCATTGCATTTGGCATGGGCATTGATAAACCCGATGTGCGTTTTGTCGCGCATCTGGATTTACCCAAAAGTATTGAAGCCTATTATCAGGAAACCGGCCGCGCCGGGCGCGATGGTGAGCCCGCAACAACGTTGTTGCTCTACGGTTTGGAAGATGTGGTGAAGTTGCGGCAAATGATGGCGCAAAGTGAAGGCAGTGAAGAATTTAAACGCAACGAGCAACAGCGCTTAAATACGATGCTCGGCTTGTGTGAAATTACCAGTTGCCGCCGCCAAAGTTTGTTGCGGTATTTTGGTGATGCACTTGCCGGTGCTTGCGGCAATTGCGATTCCTGTATATCGCCACCGCAAACCTGGGATGCCACCGAGGCGGTGCAAATGGCGCTCTCGTGCGTGTATCGCACGGGGCAGCGCTTTGGTGCAGGCCATGTGATTGATGTGTTGCGCGGTAGCAATAACGAAAAAATTCTGTCTTTCGGCCATCACCAGCTCACCACCTATGGCATAGGTAAAAATTTCAGCGCTGACGAATGGAAATCTATTTTTCGCCAATTGGTTGCGCGCGGGTTGCTTGATGTCAGCAGCGATGGTTTTGGCGGCTTGGTATTAAATGAAAGTTGCCGTGCCTATTTGCGCGGCGAAGAAAAAATCTATTTACGGCGCGACTTAAAAATCGCCAATAATAAAACCACCGGCAATTCACCGCGCCGCGCCAATCTTACCCAAGGTATTGCCGCAGAAGACCAGCGCTTGTGGAATGCGCTGCGCAGTTGCCGCAAACGCTTGGCAGAGGAGCAAGGTGTTCCGCCCTATGTTATATTCCACGATGCCACACTGCGTGAAATGCTGGAGTTTCGCCCGCTAACAACGGAACAATTGCGCAGTATTACCGGTGTGGGTGAGAGTAAACTAAAACGCTTCGGCGAGGAGTTCCTTGCGGTTATCCGCGAGGCAGAGTACGAAGCTTGA
- a CDS encoding helix-turn-helix domain-containing protein, whose translation MPKDDSSQSRTAIVFPRNQKVLAQLGENIKLARKRRNYTQALISERTGLSRLTIRKIENGDATVSLGHYVAVLGVLGLVDDLLKVASDDALGRKLQDIKLIGKST comes from the coding sequence ATGCCCAAAGACGACTCCAGCCAATCACGTACTGCCATTGTTTTTCCCCGTAACCAGAAGGTCTTGGCGCAGCTTGGGGAGAACATCAAGCTTGCGCGCAAACGGCGAAACTACACTCAGGCACTGATTTCCGAGCGCACCGGGTTGAGCCGTTTAACTATTCGCAAAATTGAAAACGGGGATGCAACTGTTTCCCTTGGCCACTATGTGGCGGTGCTGGGTGTGCTCGGTTTGGTGGATGATTTGCTCAAGGTGGCGAGTGACGATGCGCTTGGGCGTAAATTGCAGGATATAAAACTGATTGGAAAATCAACATGA
- a CDS encoding helix-turn-helix domain-containing protein → MTSALEHLGSQIKTLRKERGWSQSQLADMAGLDRTTLGMLERNDYTDIGIRKIERVLALLGKKLALANAGLPTLDELVAAQVEEQQRAG, encoded by the coding sequence ATGACATCTGCACTTGAACATCTTGGTTCACAAATCAAAACCCTGCGCAAAGAGCGTGGATGGAGCCAGTCGCAATTGGCCGACATGGCCGGGCTGGATCGCACTACGTTGGGCATGCTGGAACGCAACGATTACACCGATATCGGTATCCGTAAAATCGAGCGGGTGTTGGCGCTATTGGGCAAAAAATTAGCCTTGGCGAATGCCGGGTTGCCTACGTTGGATGAGTTGGTTGCCGCCCAGGTGGAGGAGCAGCAGCGTGCAGGATAA